A genomic stretch from Harpia harpyja isolate bHarHar1 chromosome 20, bHarHar1 primary haplotype, whole genome shotgun sequence includes:
- the NME5 gene encoding nucleoside diphosphate kinase homolog 5, which translates to MQMLMPEPQIFVERTLALIKPDVVDKEEEIEDLILRSGFLIVQKRTLQLSPEQCSNFYADQYGKVFFPNLTAYMSSGPLVAMVLARYCAVSYWKELLGPSNSIRARRTHPHSLRAIYGTDDLRNALHGSLSISSAEREIRFMFPEVILEPIPAGQRARDYLNLYVKPTLLAGLTALCKEKPADPMIWLADWLIEHNPNKPRLQHHIPQEEHQG; encoded by the exons ATGCAGATGCTAATGCCCGAACCTCAGATTTTTGTGGAAAGAACTCTGGCCCTCATCAAACCAGATGTCGTtgataaagaagaagaaatagagGATCTCATTCTCCGATCAGGATTCCTGATCGTTCAG AAACGGACACTCCAGTTAAGCCCAGAGCAATGTAGCAACTTTTATGCAGACCAATATGGAAAAGTGTTTTTTCCCAATTTAACAGCCTATATGAGTTCTGGACCTTTAGTTGCTATGGTTCTTGCCAGATATTGTGCAGTCTCATACTGGAAGGAATTGCTTGGACCATCAAACAGCATAAGAGCTAGGAGAACTCACCCTCACAG CTTAAGAGCAATCTATGGGACTGATGATCTGAGGAATGCACTTCACGGCAGTCTCAGCATTTCCtcagcagaaagagaaattcGATTCATGTTTCCAGAAG TGATCTTGGAGCCAATTCCAGCTGGACAAAGAGCTAGGGATTACTTGAACCTTTATGTAAAGCCTACGTTATTAGCTGGGCTCACTGCACTGTGTAAAGAGAAGCCAGCAGATCCAATG ATTTGGCTTGCTGACTGGTTGATTGAACACAATCCTAATAAACCTAGGCTACAACATCACATCCCTCAGGAAGAGCATCAGGGGTGA